In Paenibacillus xylanilyticus, the genomic window ATAATCCAATCAACAGCAGGGTCATGAGCAGCATCATGGGAAGCTGGTGGAGAATGCCCTGCAATGCATCTGCTGTCAGAGACAACCCGATAGAATAACCGACAATCAGAATCCCATAATCCCGGATGGACGTAGGCCACAGGAGCGGCAGTTTAACGACCTGTGACCCAAGCAGCATAAATACCATGGGGCCGAGCAGCCAGGGAATCGGGGTGTGGATGGCTGTGAACAGAAGTCCGCCGAGTACCAAGACGCAGAGACTAAGAATGAACCGGAAAAAGGCGGAGGGACTGAGCTTAAGCATCAGTTCCATCCGCTTGGTCTTTCTGCTGGATCAGGTTGTATCGATAGTAAGTATGAGTCTGAATTAAGAGTATGAACCATGTGTGATCACTCCTGATGATAAAATACGTCCTCTGAAAGTTCACTATTTATGGACGGACTACGACATGTTAAGCGAACTTGCTACAGCTTGATTAGTTTAACCGAACACGTGCTGAAGGTTTGGGTTCTTTAAACATCATATAGTACATCAGCGAGGAAATCACGTATAAACCGCCCGTAATACTAAACGTAATGGCGTATCCCCAGTACGTGCCGTATGTGGTTACGAGGTAGGATTGGACAGGCCCCATCGTTGCCCACCCAATCATAAATGCAGTTTGCATCAGGGAATTGGCAATTCCGCGACGCTTGTCGGAAACTCTGTCTACCAGAATGGCAGATTGAATCGGATTCGCTGCATTCATCAAAGCTTGTCTGAACAAAAAGCTGACCGAAGCAATGAAAAGTACGTTAGTGAAACCGGTCAACAACAAAAATGGAAGGGAAAACACCTGAAATAGGACTACAGCTCGGACACTTCCGACTTTGGCGGCAAGCGTCGGCCCGATGAGCATGGAGACGATCGTCATAATTTGTCCAAGCGAAATAAGTAAGCTCATCGCACTTAGCGAAACGGAAAAGCGGTTGGTAAAATACAAATTCAGGTAAGGCACAACCAGCCCGGAGCCGAACCCAATCAGTAATTGAGTAATAACAAACTGACCAATCAGTCGGGAGTCATTCTTTTTGTCCGGTAATTTCCCAGGCTGTTCGGTAGCAGACAGATTTTTATCCTCAGAGGCAACCACCGCAGGAACAGCATTAGTAGTGACAGTCTGTGCGGGAGTTTTATCATCGGATACAAACAGCATCGGAATAAATGCGGCCAAAGTTGCTGCTCCCCCAATGAACAATACGGTTTGCAGTCCAGTAACCTTGGCGATTCCCAGTGTGTGCAGAAGGTCGGCAAACACCCCGCCGCCTAGACTTCCAAGCACCTGCGAGGCAAGCACAAGGGAGGAGTAGTAGCTGAACATCTTCAACCGCTGACTCTTCTTCACATTTTCGGCGAGAAAAGGAATGGCTAGGACCTGAAATACGCCTGCGAATAGTCCTGAAAATACAGCGAACCAGATCAGGCCGCTCGCCGAATAATAAAACGACCGGCCGATAAGAAAGATTCCGCTGAATAAAGCCCCTGCGATTAGCAGTCTTTTTCGGCTGAAACGATCACCACCAAGTCCGATAGGTACAAACATGATCGCTGTGGCTAACGATTGAATACTTACGATCTGGCCGTTCATTGTATCATTGTAGCCTAGACCCTGAATGTACAGATTGTACAAAACCGAGAACATGCCATTTCCGATCTGATACAGGATGCTTGCCAGAAAAAAGAGTTGAATATTTCGGGACCAACCCCGAATCTCAGCATGAATCTGTCGTAAAACTCTCAATTGTAATCCCCCAGTCGTTACCATTGCAGTGATTCCAGTGTAACAGGAAAGGGGGATTTGCGGAAGAATTGACCACTGTTTATTTTGTCATAAGACAGAATTACGCAATGACACGAGCGATGACCAATCCATCATACCCTTTGCTGCCTACCGTTTGCAGTGCAGTTGCTTCAAGACGAGGGTGATCGGCGATCAGCTTCAGGAACTGACGTACGCCCTGAACTCTGGGGTCTGCACTCTCTGCATGGATCACTTCACCATCTCTGACGATGTTATCCCCGATAATCAGACTTCCCGGCCGGGACAGACGGAGCGCCCACCGGAGGTAATCGGGATTGCTCGGTTTGTCTGCATCAATGAAGATCAGATCAAAAGGCTCTCTGTAGTCTTCTTGAACGTCAGGAAGGGTTGTTAATGCAGGTCCAATTCTCAGATCAACCTTGTCGATCAGCCCGGCCTGCACCAGATTGGTGCGTGCGATTTCCGCATGATGCGGATCAGCTTCTAGCGTAACGACTTTTCCGTGCTCAGGCAGTGCTTTTGCCATCCAGATCGTGCTGTAGGCACCCAGCGTACCTATTTCAAGCACACGTGCTGATCCATGGATTTGAAGCAGCAGTTGAAGGAATTTACCTTGGTTAGGAGCAACATCATGGGCTGGCAATCCGGCTTCCGTGTTCCTGCGAAGCGTTTGTTCCAGTAGAGGGTCCGAGGGAATCAGCAACTGATTCAAATAGTCGTCGACCTGACTCCAAGTATGCTCAAGAGAAGAATGTTCAGTGTTTTTCATAATGGCTTCTTCCTTTCCAAAAACGATAGTTTGAATTTCATATTTCAACTATAATGATTACAAATATATAAATAAAATATATATTATTTATGAAAACATAAATTAAAATTATGTATTGCAGATATAGGAGTGACGGAAATGAATTTGCACGGACTACGATTGTTCCATGCCATCGTAAGATATGGCGGCGTTACCCGCGCCGCAGAAGAACTGAATATTAGCCAGCCTGCGGTCTCGTCACAGGTGAAGAAATTTGAACATGAGCTGGGCATTCGTTTATTTGTTTCAGAGGGTAGACGACTGGTGCTTACCGATGTGGGTGTGCAGTTAAAAGAATACGCAGAACGTCTGTTTTTGCTTGAACAGGACGTGGAGAACTTTGTGCAGGACATGCGGGAAGGGAAAAAAGGCATCATTCGATTAACGGCAACGTACTTGCCTTCTAATTTTTTGCTGCCTGGGTGGATTGCGAAGTTCAAGCAAACGCACGAAGATGTGGAACTTGTGGTCAGTACGACCAACACCCGCATGGCCTTTGATCAACTGCTGCGATATGAGGCTGAGATTGCCGTATACGGTGGGAGCGGAGTAACACATCAAGGCGTACATTGGGATGAATTGTTTGAGGATGACATGTGGTTTGTCGTACATCCAGCGCATCCGTATGCGGATCGGGAAGTGGACTTGGCCCAGATGGTAGCAGAACCCTTCATCATGCGTGAAGAAGGCAGTGCAACGCGTGAGCGGCTAATCTCACTATGCAGTATGAACAACGTGGCTGCTCCTCGGATTGCGCTGCAGTTCAACGGGTTGAATGAAACGATCAGTGCGGTAAAGGCCGGTTACGGAGCCAATTTTATATCCTCATTGGTCGTAAAGGAAGATGTGCGTGAGGGCCGTCTTTCACGTGTATATGTCCGAGGAATTCATCTGAAAAATAAGATTGCCGTGTGTACCCGAGCTGGTGAGGTGTTATCACCTGCAGCGCAGCATATGGTACAGCTAATTCGGAAGGAGGCATCCCGAATAACCGGAGATGGTAACCGATAAACAAATGGAGAATATCTGAAATGAATACTAATACTCCATGCCTCCCAGAATGTTTCGTATGAAGATTGACATGTCAGATCAAACTCGAATGTTAACGTTCTGCTGTACCATCTTGCTGATCGTTAAACCGGTATAGGGCAAGCAAAGTCACGCCTCCAACCACGACAACAGGTATCCAGACCGCAATTATAGGAATGTTATGAAACATAAGCGCCGCGACAATGACACCAATCAGATAAATGATTACGGCAAACACCCGCAAGTACGAGTCATTGGATAAAGCCTTCATCAGTGAACCTATACTCGTGTGCCGGAGACGCTGCATAATGCTTACGGCATCTTCGACGACTGCGGCAAGATTGTTTGTCAGCACAGTGGTGGAGATCCCGGCGATACCGATCCGCCGTGCAGCTGTAGTCTGCATTCCCATAGCAGCAGCGAGTATGGCGATTAACAGATAGGCAAGCTGTTCTGAATAAGGGCTGACCATAACGATCGCGAATATCAGAAGCAGGATGCTTTCGACAACAAAAACACGGGTTACACGGGGTGACCATCCGTTTTTGGTATGGTTGGTACCGATCATGCGTGCGGCAATGGCATTGCCGGCAATGAAGCCCGCCAGAGCAATAAGGGAACGCAGCACGATAAACTCCTGCGCACGGGCTATCGCGATTCCAAGCAGTACGATATTGCCGGTCATATTCGCGGTAAGTACATGCCCCAGTCCCAGATATCCAATGACATCGACCATTCCGGCCGCTAGACATAGAAGCAGAAGTGAATACTTTTGCAGAGGTTGCTGCATGGTGAATCCGTCCTTTCAAGAAATGCTCAACCCTTCAAGTATACAGCATCATCTCATAAAATAAAGACGGTACGTTCACTTATGATGTAAAACTAGGGTGAAGCAAGCCAATCAAACATGTTGTTTACCGCGGCTGCATGGATACGGTCATGGAACAAGTGATTCTGTCCCGCATAGGCATGAAAGGTCACTTCGATTCCTCTTCGCTTCAACCAATGGTACATCCGGGTTCCATGACTATAGTTGACTTGAGTATCTTCTGTACCGTGCATGATCAATACGGGACAGCGAAGCTTG contains:
- a CDS encoding MFS transporter, translating into MVTTGGLQLRVLRQIHAEIRGWSRNIQLFFLASILYQIGNGMFSVLYNLYIQGLGYNDTMNGQIVSIQSLATAIMFVPIGLGGDRFSRKRLLIAGALFSGIFLIGRSFYYSASGLIWFAVFSGLFAGVFQVLAIPFLAENVKKSQRLKMFSYYSSLVLASQVLGSLGGGVFADLLHTLGIAKVTGLQTVLFIGGAATLAAFIPMLFVSDDKTPAQTVTTNAVPAVVASEDKNLSATEQPGKLPDKKNDSRLIGQFVITQLLIGFGSGLVVPYLNLYFTNRFSVSLSAMSLLISLGQIMTIVSMLIGPTLAAKVGSVRAVVLFQVFSLPFLLLTGFTNVLFIASVSFLFRQALMNAANPIQSAILVDRVSDKRRGIANSLMQTAFMIGWATMGPVQSYLVTTYGTYWGYAITFSITGGLYVISSLMYYMMFKEPKPSARVRLN
- a CDS encoding O-methyltransferase; the protein is MKNTEHSSLEHTWSQVDDYLNQLLIPSDPLLEQTLRRNTEAGLPAHDVAPNQGKFLQLLLQIHGSARVLEIGTLGAYSTIWMAKALPEHGKVVTLEADPHHAEIARTNLVQAGLIDKVDLRIGPALTTLPDVQEDYREPFDLIFIDADKPSNPDYLRWALRLSRPGSLIIGDNIVRDGEVIHAESADPRVQGVRQFLKLIADHPRLEATALQTVGSKGYDGLVIARVIA
- a CDS encoding LysR family transcriptional regulator; the protein is MNLHGLRLFHAIVRYGGVTRAAEELNISQPAVSSQVKKFEHELGIRLFVSEGRRLVLTDVGVQLKEYAERLFLLEQDVENFVQDMREGKKGIIRLTATYLPSNFLLPGWIAKFKQTHEDVELVVSTTNTRMAFDQLLRYEAEIAVYGGSGVTHQGVHWDELFEDDMWFVVHPAHPYADREVDLAQMVAEPFIMREEGSATRERLISLCSMNNVAAPRIALQFNGLNETISAVKAGYGANFISSLVVKEDVREGRLSRVYVRGIHLKNKIAVCTRAGEVLSPAAQHMVQLIRKEASRITGDGNR
- a CDS encoding YoaK family protein, with protein sequence MQQPLQKYSLLLLCLAAGMVDVIGYLGLGHVLTANMTGNIVLLGIAIARAQEFIVLRSLIALAGFIAGNAIAARMIGTNHTKNGWSPRVTRVFVVESILLLIFAIVMVSPYSEQLAYLLIAILAAAMGMQTTAARRIGIAGISTTVLTNNLAAVVEDAVSIMQRLRHTSIGSLMKALSNDSYLRVFAVIIYLIGVIVAALMFHNIPIIAVWIPVVVVGGVTLLALYRFNDQQDGTAER